The DNA segment AACCCAAAGTGCCGTAGCCGGTGGACGAGTTGAACCAGCGGCGCGGGCCGGGCAGTTCCATCAGGTGGTTGCCGCTGTACACGGTCTGGGTCGAGTCGCCGACAAAACGCGCTTCGGGTAACACCTCCAGCACAGCGTCGAACAACCGCCGGTAATGCGCCCAGCCACTAAAATCCTCGGCCAATTGCCCGCGCACCTCGGCGGCACGTTGGGCGCCGGGGCTGTCGGCGCTCAACGTCCGGGCCGGCAATAGCGCCAACAGCGCCTGCATGGCCTGGCGTGCATCACTGATAATCGCCAGAGCCGGCGCATGGTTGCGGGTCAGTTGTTCGGCGTCGATGTCGATGCGGATCAGCTCGCCGCCAACCCGGAAATTGCCATCGAACACCACGTCGTAATCGGTCTCGCCCAGTTCGGTGCCAATCGCCAGAACCACATCGGCGTGCAGCGCCAGTTGCCGCACCGGCACCAACGACTGGTTGCTGCCCAGCAGCAGCGGATGATCACCCGGCAGCAAGCCCTTGGCATTGATGGTCAGTGCAGTCGGTGCGTCGAGCCGGGTGGCCAGTTCCGCCGCCTCCTGCACCGCTTCGACACACCCGCCGCCCAGCAACAGCAAGGGACGTTGGGCCTGGCTCAGCCGCCGTGCAGCTTCAGCGATGGCCCCCGCCTCCGCTACCGGGCGCGGCACCCGGCAGCGCGGCGCAAGCACCAAGTGATCGGCCGGCGCAGTAATGATGTCCAGCGGCAACTCGATATGCACCGGCCGTGGCCGCTGGCTGTCGAACACCGCAAAGGCGCGGGCCAGCACGGCGGGCAGTTCCTCAACGCTCATCAGGGTATGGCTGAAGGCGCTGACCCCGGCGACCATCGCCCGCTGGTTGGGCAGTTCGTGCAGGTAACCCTTGCCCAGCCCGAGCCGCGCGCGTTCATTCACGCTGCTGATTACCAGCATTGGGATCGAGTCGGCGTAGGCTTGGCCCATGGCGGTAAGGATGTTGGTCATGCCCGGCCCGGTGATGATGAAGCACACACCCGGCTGGCCGCTGACCCGCGCATAACCGTCGGCCATAAAACCCGCGCCCTGTTCATGGCGCGGGGTGATGTGGCGGATGCCGCTGCTCGGCAGGCCGCGATACAGCTCAACGGTGTGCACACCGGGGATGCCGAATACCGTATCGACGCCCCAGGCTTGCAGTTGTTTGACGAGGAATTCTCCACAGGTGGTCATGGCCGGTTCCTGATTGAAATTAGACATGGATAACGCGCTCAGCCCGCTTGCACAGTGTGTTCAGCCGCAGGGCGGGGGCGGGTCAGCAAACTGACCAGCACAAAACTCACCAGCCCCAGGCTCAGGCTGTAATAGATCGGCGTGTTGGCTTCCAGACCGTCCTTGAACATGAACACCAGCGCCGCCAGGCAGCCGAGGCTCATGCTGGCGATGGCACCGGCGGTGGTCGCACGTTTCCAGTAAATGGCGCCCAGCATCGGGATCAGGATGCCACCGACCAGCAGGTTATAGGCCAGGGTCAGGGCGCCGATCACGTCGTTGACGATCAAGGCGATGGCCAGCATCAGCAAGCCGGTCAGCAGGGTGAACAAGCGCGCCATGCCCAGGCTCGACTCACGCCCACCGCGCAGGCGCGGCAGCAGGTCTTCGGTGATGGTGGTCGAGGCGGCAAGCAGGCCGGCACTGGCAGTGGACATCATCGCCGCCAGCGCCGCCGCGATCACCAGACCACGAATGCCATCAGGCAAGGCGCTTTTCACGATCGCGGCAAAGGCGTTGTTCGGCGAGTCCAGCTCCGGCAGCAGCACCTTGGCGCACATGCCGATCAGCGCACCGACCAGGCCGTAGATCACGCAGTAAACCCCGGCCATGCTGCCCGCCACCCGCGCCACGCCCTCACTGCGGGCAGTGAACACCCGTTGCCAGATGTCCTGGCCAATCAGGATGCCGAAGAAGTAGATCAAAAAGTAGGTGATGATGGTGTCGTAGCCGATGGTGGTCAGGCTGAACGCGCTGGACGGCAGCCGCGCCACCAGCTCATCCCAGCCGCCGACGCGGTACAGGCAGATCGGCAGCAGGACGAACATCAGGCCGACGGTCTTGATCACGAACTGGACGATATCGGTCAGGGTCAGCGACCACATGCCGCCGATGCTCGAATACACCACCACCACGCCGCCACCGAGCAGCAGCGCCGACCAGAACGGCAGCGCAAACAGCACCTGCAGCACAGTACCGATGGCCAGGGTCGAGACCACGCCGATCATCAGCGCATAGGCAAACATGATCACCGCACTGGCCTGACGGGCCATGGGCGTGTAGCGCCGCTCCAGAATCTGGGTCACGGTAAAGATCCGCAGCTTCAGCAACGGCCGGGCGAGGAACAGGTTGAGCACGATGATGCCCACCCCCAACGCCGCACACAGCCAGAAACCCGACAGGCCATGCACATAACCCAGCCGCACCGTGCCGACCGTGGCCGCACCGCCGAGCACCGTGGCCGCCATGGTGCCCATATAGAAGGCCGGCCCGAGGTTACGCCCGGCGACCAGAAACTCTTCCGGGTTACGCGCCCGGCGCATGCCGTACCAGCCCAGCAACAGCATGCCGAGGGCGTACAAAAGGACAACGGAGATATCCAGGATCATGCTCTTTTTCTCGTTTTATCTGGAAAGGGTCCGGGCCCGCACGCGCCCGGAATTGGCAAGGCGATCAGACCGGTGAGGCGTTGTTTAGCGGGGCAGCACCGGGCTGCTTGCAGCGCACCCAGCGCGGGCCGGCCGGGCCGTAGACAGCGGCCGGTTCCGCAAAGGTATTGAGCAGGGTCAGGTACAGCAGCGCCGCCATACCCAGAGTGATCGGCAGGCTGATATCGATGCCGCCGGCCAGTTCGCCCAGTGGCCCGACAAACTGCCCCGGCAGGTTGACGAAGCACAGGCCCAGCGCCGCGCTGGGCAACCACGCCCCCAGGCCGCGCCAGTTCCAGCCGTGGTGAAACCAGTAATGGCCGCCGCGCTCGCCACGGGTGAACACCTGCAAATCATCGGCGTGGTAAAAGCCGCGCCGGGTGATCAGGCCGAGGATCATCACCACCATCCACGGGCTGGTGCAGGTGATGATCAGCACCGCAAAGGTCGACACGCTCTGCACCAGGTTGAAGGCAAACCGGCCGATGAAGATAAAGGCGATGGCCGCCACACCGATCAGCAGCGTGGCGCCGGCGCGGCTGAGCAGCTGCGGGAACATGCTCGACATGTCCAGGCCGGTGCCGTACAGCGCCGTGGTGCCGGTCGACAGCCCGCCGATCACCGCAATCAGGCACACCGGCAGGAAGAACCAGCCCGGCGCAATCGCCAGCAGACCACCGACATAGTTATTGGCCTCGATGTACTGCGGCGCCTGACTGGCCACCAGCGTGGCGGTACACAGGCCGAACAGGAACGGAATCAAGGTGCCGGCCTGGGCCGCCAGTACGGCGAGCATGATGCGAACTTTGGAGGTTTCACGCGGGATATAGCGCGACCAGTCGCCGAGAAACGCGCCGAACGACACCGGGTTGCTCATCGCCAATAACGCCGCGCCAACGAATGCCGCCCAGAACCCGGCATGGCCGAGATTCACGCTACCGGCATAGCCCGCATCGAACGGCCCGGCAAAGGCTGCGATGCCCAGCAAGAACAACAGGCTCGACGCCCACACCGCAATCTTGTTAACCCACAACATGAAGCGAAAGCCAAAGATGCACACCACCAGCACCAGCACCGCAAACAACCCGTAGGCCAGGCCCAGACTCAGGTCGTTTTCCGGCAGGCCGACCAAGCGCTGCGCGCCGCCGACCAAGGCATCGCCAGAACTCCACACCGACAGCGAGAAGAACGCCACCGCCGTGAGCAACGACAGGAATGAGCCGACGATCCGCCCGTGCACGCCAAAATGTGCCCCGGACGACACCGCATTGTTGGTGCCGTTGAGCGCACCAAACAGCCCCATCGGCGCCAGGATCAGCGCACCGACTGCCACCCCCAGCACAATCGCCCAGACCCCGGCCTGGAACGACAGCCCGAACAACACCGGGAAACTGCCCAGCACCGCCGTGGAAAAGGTATTGGCCCCGCCGAAGATCAGCCGGAACAGATCAATGGGGGATGCATCGCGTTGGTTGTCGGGGATCTGCTCGACACCAAAGGTTTCGATACCAGTCGAATGACTCATGGGTAACTCCAGCGCCTGTCACGGTTGTTGTAAGGCCAGCGCAGGCACGCTGACCCTTTATGGCCGCCCGTTAACCCCGGGCGGAAGGTTGGATCTGATTCTTGTAATGTTGCCGACCTGCCGGTCCTGTGCGGTCCCGTAGGACCGGCTTCAGCCGGGAATGCTGGCTACCATTCGCGGCTGAAGCCGCTCCTACAGCGACCCAAACAGCGCCACCGTCATCCGGCCGTCACAGCCGACAAATGCTCATGCCACGCCACCCAGCGCTGGCCCTCACGGCGAAACACAATGGTCTCGCGCTCTTGCACCGCCACGTCCTCACCCGCCAGCCGCAGCCGGGTCGCGACGTCATGCACAAAGATCGCCACCTCCCCATGCACACTGACCGTGGCATTGCTCGACTCACAGCCCAGCACGGCAAAGCCGTCAGCCTGCCACTCGCGCCACAGCGCCTCGTACTCGGCCCGGCTGTTCAACCGCTTGTCCACGGTATGAAAAACAAAGCTGGCGTCTGCACTGAAACAGCCGAAATACGCCGCCGTGTCGTTACTGGCAAAGGCCCGCACCAGCGCCGCCGCCGCTTCATGCACCTCAAGCTCGCGGCTCATCGGCGCACCACCCCCGGCAGCACACAGAGCATTTCGTAAAGCAGGTTGGCGCCCAGCAGCGAGGTATTGCCGGTGGTGTCATACGGCGGCGACACCTCAACCAGATCGCAGCCGATCAAGTCCAGCCCCTGGCAACCGCGAATAATCTCCAGCGCCTGAATGGTGGTCAGGCCACCGACTTCCGGCGTCCCGGTGCCCGGCGCCCAGGCCGGGTCGATGCCGTCGATATCGAAGGACAGATATACCGGCCCGCCGCCGACCTTCTCGCGCACTTCAGCCATCAGCGGGGTCAGCGACTGGTGCCAGCACTGTTCGGCCTGCACCACCCGAAAGCCCTGCTTGCGGCTCCAGTTGAAATCCTCGGCGGTATAACCCTGGGCACGCAGGCCGATCTGCACCACCCGGTCGCTGTCCAGCAGGCCCTCTTCCTGCGCGCGGCGGAAGGTCGTGCCGTGGGCGATCTTCTCGCCGAACATGTGGTCGTTGACGTCGGCATGCGCATCGATATGCACCAGCCCGACCTTGCCGTGCTTCTTCTTGATGGCGCGCAGGATCGGCAGGGTCAGGGTGTGGTCACCGCCCAGCGTCAGCGGGATGATGCCGTGATCGAGAATGCGGTCGTATTCCTGCTCGATGATGCGCACGGCATCCAGCAGGTTGAAGGTATTAATGGCAACGTCGCCAATGTCCGCCACGTTCAGCGAATCGAACGGCGCGGCGCCGGTGGCCATGTTGTAAGGGCGGATCATCACCGACTCGGCACGAATCTCCCGCGGCCCGAAACGGGTGCCGGAACGCAGCGACGTACCGATATCCAGCGGGATGCCGACAAACGCGGCGTCGAGCTTGTTCAGCTCTTCAGGGCTTTGCACATGCGGCAGGCGCAACATGGTGGCGATACCACCGAAACGGGGCATCTCGTTGCCGCCCAAAGGCTGGTGGAAGGTCTTGTCCACGGGGTGGCCTCACATTGTTCTAATTGGTGTGCGGCCATTCTGGTGACGCCCCGCAGGCAGAAGAATCGCTGCGGGCAAATACTTAGTTCAGAGATTTCTAAACTATCAGCCGCCTGGCTGACGCCCGTAGGAGCGGCTTCAGCCGCGAAGCTTCAGTCACCGCAGTCGCCAGCAGAACTTGCTTCCTCCCACCGGATTTGCGTCATACCTACTTTCTGAGCAAGGCGCAGATCCCGGTGGAAGTTGGCTTGCCAACGAATGCGGCGGCACATCCACTGCAGACGGGCCGGCTTACTGGCTATTTCATGGGCGACCGCCTGGTTCCTCCCGCAGATCAGAGTCAAATCTGAACTTGAGCACGACACAAAACTGATGGGCCCCAGCTCGCTAGCGAAACGGCCCATCAGCCCCCCCCCCACCTACCCCACAAACCCCAACCCCCATTAAACTGCCACCAGTCCAAAGCCCGGTGCCCCCATGTCCTCTGCCCTGCCCGACCTCAAACTGCTGCGCATCTTCGCCTGCGTGGTGCGCCATCAGGGCTTTGCAGCGGCGCAGCAGGAACTCAACCTCTCGACCTCGGCCATCAGCACCTACATGAGCCAGCTCGAAACCCAGCTCGGCATCGTGCTCTGCCACCGGGGCCGTGGCGGCTTCAGCCTGACCAGCAAGGGCGAACTGTTCCACCAGGAAACCCTGCGCTTGCTGGCCGAACTCGAAGGCTTCGAACGCTACAGCGCCGCCCTCAAAGGCGAACTGCGCGGCACCCTCAACCTCGGCGTGCTCGACTCCACCGTCAGCGACCCGGCCTTGCCGCTGGCCGATGTCATCGGCGCCTACAGCAAAGAACACCCCGCCGTGCACCTGCACCTGTCCGTGCTCAGCCCCGCGCAACTGCAACTGGGCGTCCAGGAAAACCGCCTGGACCTCGCCATCGGCGCCTTCTCGGTGCGCATGAACGGCCTCATGTACCAGGCCCTGTACCGCGAACAACACTGGCTGTACTGCAGCGACCGCCATCCACTGTTCGACCAGCACCGCATCCCGGCGCAAACCATCACCCAACAACGCATGGTCGGCCGCGGCTACTGGAGCCAGGCCGAACTGGCCCGCCACGGCTTCAAACACAGCGCAGCGACCGTGGAGTCGATGGAAGCGCAGCTGATATTGGTGCTGTCAGGGGCGTATATCGGGTATTTGCCGGAGCACTATGCCCAGACGTGGGTGGAGCAGAAACGGCTCAAGGTGTTGCTGCCAGCGGTGTTTGGGTATCAGGCACCGTTTGAACTGGCGATACGTAGAGGGCGGGCGCGGGAGCCGTTGATTATGAGTTTTCGGGATCGGTTGAAGGGGTGGTTTGAGGGGTAGCCGCTGAGAGATCGCGATGACGGCCATCCAGCTCGTCATTCAATGCGGGTCGACACGTGACTGGACTGTGCCATAACCACGCTCCTGGCGCTGCAATACACTCACCCGTGCCGGTACGTCTGGAGAGCGAAAGGTGAAGACATCTTGCGCAAGATCCAGAGCGCCCGAAACACGATCGCAGGTACTATGAAAGAGAACACTTTCTCTGAGACGGCGCACTAGTAACCGTTATCTGACTCCAGATAGTTTGGACTGAGCCGCTGCAGGCTGGACACGGCAGTACTGGGTTTGCACATTTTTTGGAGAGATGTAGAAGCTTCGTGCCCATTAAGCTCACCGAGCAGCGCGGCCTGACACTGGCCAGTAGCCACTTCAATCGGCACAATCCGCCCAACTGCAGCCGAAACCTGAGCAGTGCATTGGGCAGATAGTTCATTAAGAGTGACTCGCTCATGCCAGCCGCCGCTGCCTGATGGCTTAGAACCTGCAGTGGACCAGTACTGGATGGACACCTTAAGGAAGAAGTATGAATAAGCAGGGTGATTTCTACCCGTCTTTTGTAAAAGACGATGTGCGTTACTCCATAGAAGACCGCAAATGCATTGAGTCTGTTGTCGAGCGTCTGATGCTGAGCCAGACCAGTGAAGACCATCCGGGGATGCTACTGGGGAAGATCCAGTCGGGTAAGACGAAAACCTTCCTGGCAGTAATGGCGTTGGCCTTCGACAACGATTTCGATGTGGCGGTGGTGCTGACGAAGGGCACAAAGGCTCTAGCCAAACAGACCTACGAGCGTATCAAGAGCGAGTTCCGTACGCATGACGAGAACGACCTGCTCAAGGTCTTCGACATCATGACCATGCCTGGCCACCTCACTGGTTTCGAGCTTAACCAGAAGCTGGTGCTTGTAGTGAAGAAGCAGACTGACAACCTCAATCGCCTCATCGATCTGTTCGAAAACAAATATCCACAGCTCAAAGCTAAGCGAGTGCTGATCGTCGACGACGAGGCAGATTACGCTAGCGTCGGCTTCAAGCGCGATAAGGGCGAATTGGATATTAACGTCACCGCTCGCCAACTCGAGCATCTGCGCATTATCGTCGAACGTGCAGCCTTTCTGCAGGTTACTGCGACCCCCTACTCGCTTTACCTGCAACCTGCCGATGTGCAGATCAAAGGCGACAGCTTCAGGCCGATCCGCCCGGCCTTCACTGAGCTGGTTCCCGTCAATGCCGCCTACGTGGGTAGCGACTACTACTTTGAAGATAGCCAGGAAGAAGGTCACTTGGCCAAATTTCTCTACCAGCCCGTAGATCTGGACGAGCTGCAGGTTCTGCGCAAAAAGGACGGTCGCCGCCTGAAATTGGAGGAGGTGCTCACCAGCAAGGCAATCCCAACCCTGCGTGATGCCATTTGTAACTTCATCATCGGTGGCTGTATCCGTCGCTTGCAGGACAAGCAGGCAGGAAAAACAGGGAAAAAGTTCAGCTTCCTTGTGCATACTGAGGCCAATACTACCGCGCATGCTTGGCAGGAGGAGTTGGTCGAGAAGATCAAGGAAAAGCTCAGCGCAGCAGTTAGCCAAGAGCCGCAGATGTTGAGCAGCCTCATTCAGCGTGCATACCTAGAGCTGCAACCATCAGTCGAGCTACAGGGAGATTATCTGCCCTTACTTGAAGAGGTCGCCCAGGAGGTGAAGACTGCGCTCAAGCAGGACTGGCTGATGATCACCAAGGTCAACTCCGAGAAACAGGTCGAGGAGTTGCTCGATGATGATGGACAACTGAAGCTGCGCACTCCGCTGAACATCTTCATCGGCGGGCAGATTCTCGACCGTGGGGTTACCATCGCTAATTTGATTGGCTTCTACTACGGTCGCAAACCCAACGTGTACCAGCAGGATACTGTGCTACAGCACTCGCGTATGTTTGGCTTCCGTCCGCGACAGGACCTGGCTATCACCCGTTTCTATACTGAGCCGACCATCTACGCCGCCATGCAGCGCATGCACGAGAGCGATGTGGCCCTGCGCGAGTCTCTGGCCAAGAACCCCGAACAGCCAGTCGTCTTTATCCAAAAGGCACCTGGCAATGCGGTGCAGCCCTGCAGTCCAAACAAGATCGCTTTGTCGCGCACCACTACGCTCAAGCCGTTTAAGCGCATCCTTCCGGTCGGCTTTCAGATGTTGCCCAAATCCCGCCTGCGCCCGATCACTGAGAAGATCGACCAGCAGCTCGATAAGCTCGCCGGCAAAGGCAGCTTTGATGAACCGTTCCTAATTCCGGTGGCGATGGCGATTCAGCTCTTGAACGGCTTGGAGCCCGCTTTCAAGATGGAGGAGGACGAGGGCTATAGCTTCGACTGGGAGGCGGCACGCTCTGCGCTCCAGTACCTCGCCAGCCTGCCGAAGAACTCCAGCGCGCAAGGCAAGGTTTGGTGCTTGGTGCGTACTGATCGGGAAATCCAGCGCATCGTCAGCGCGGGCTCGCACGCCCTTTATGCCGACGCACCGGATAGCACCAAGACCGAAGGCCAGATTCGCAAGAAGTACGCCATCGACAATCCCATGCTGATTCTGATCCGGCAGAACGGCAAGGAAGAAAAAGGGTGGACGGGGGCTCCATTCTATTGGCCGGTAATTTCTGCCCAGCAGAATACTCCAACGGCCATATTTGCCCATGAAACTCTGAACAACGATTGAAGGTAACCGTCCGTAAACGGCCAGCAGACACGCCTTCACAATCCCAGCATTAAGGACGATGGCGTCCACCTAAAAATACGTGGACACCATCGCCCTTATTCGCAAGGCAGAAAAGATTACTTTGAAGAATCTTTTGGAGCGTTTGGAAATCAAGTGATGAAAGCCGATATGCTCAGATTACTGTGAGCGGATCGCTGGGAACGAGCAGGGTGGGGAAATTGGGCCACGAGACGTATTTTTGGGTACAGTCCGGGATCGTTTCCAGAAGCCAGTTCATCCCTGCTTCCGGTCCGCGTATTCCGCACTCCCAAAGCTCTATCACTCGCCAGCCTGACCTGAGCAATTCCTCTCGGTTTCTGATATCACGCTTCACGTTCTGATCGAATTTCGTCTGCCAAAAATCCTCGCGGGTCTTTGGGATCGTGGCGTATCTGCAGCCCGGATGCCTATGCCAGAAGCAACCATGAACGAAGATGCAGACACGGTGACGAGGAAGTACGATATCGGGTTTACCGGGAAGATTTCGCTGATGCAATCGATACCTGAAGCCTTGCCGGTGAAGCAGCTTCCTGACCTTAATCTCTGGCAATGTATCGCTGCCGCGGATGCCCGCCATCATTCGAGACCTGACTTCTCTGCTGACTATATCCATTAATAATCCC comes from the Pseudomonas sp. StFLB209 genome and includes:
- a CDS encoding 5-guanidino-2-oxopentanoate decarboxylase, giving the protein MTTCGEFLVKQLQAWGVDTVFGIPGVHTVELYRGLPSSGIRHITPRHEQGAGFMADGYARVSGQPGVCFIITGPGMTNILTAMGQAYADSIPMLVISSVNERARLGLGKGYLHELPNQRAMVAGVSAFSHTLMSVEELPAVLARAFAVFDSQRPRPVHIELPLDIITAPADHLVLAPRCRVPRPVAEAGAIAEAARRLSQAQRPLLLLGGGCVEAVQEAAELATRLDAPTALTINAKGLLPGDHPLLLGSNQSLVPVRQLALHADVVLAIGTELGETDYDVVFDGNFRVGGELIRIDIDAEQLTRNHAPALAIISDARQAMQALLALLPARTLSADSPGAQRAAEVRGQLAEDFSGWAHYRRLFDAVLEVLPEARFVGDSTQTVYSGNHLMELPGPRRWFNSSTGYGTLGYGLPAAIGAKLAEPGRPVISLMGDGGMQFSLPELASAVEAQVAIIVLLWNNQGYGEIKSYMQRRDITPLGVDIYTPDFLTIARGFGCAAERARDHAHLQALLREAPSDRPLIIEINQAPPFAP
- a CDS encoding Z1 domain-containing protein — encoded protein: MNKQGDFYPSFVKDDVRYSIEDRKCIESVVERLMLSQTSEDHPGMLLGKIQSGKTKTFLAVMALAFDNDFDVAVVLTKGTKALAKQTYERIKSEFRTHDENDLLKVFDIMTMPGHLTGFELNQKLVLVVKKQTDNLNRLIDLFENKYPQLKAKRVLIVDDEADYASVGFKRDKGELDINVTARQLEHLRIIVERAAFLQVTATPYSLYLQPADVQIKGDSFRPIRPAFTELVPVNAAYVGSDYYFEDSQEEGHLAKFLYQPVDLDELQVLRKKDGRRLKLEEVLTSKAIPTLRDAICNFIIGGCIRRLQDKQAGKTGKKFSFLVHTEANTTAHAWQEELVEKIKEKLSAAVSQEPQMLSSLIQRAYLELQPSVELQGDYLPLLEEVAQEVKTALKQDWLMITKVNSEKQVEELLDDDGQLKLRTPLNIFIGGQILDRGVTIANLIGFYYGRKPNVYQQDTVLQHSRMFGFRPRQDLAITRFYTEPTIYAAMQRMHESDVALRESLAKNPEQPVVFIQKAPGNAVQPCSPNKIALSRTTTLKPFKRILPVGFQMLPKSRLRPITEKIDQQLDKLAGKGSFDEPFLIPVAMAIQLLNGLEPAFKMEEDEGYSFDWEAARSALQYLASLPKNSSAQGKVWCLVRTDREIQRIVSAGSHALYADAPDSTKTEGQIRKKYAIDNPMLILIRQNGKEEKGWTGAPFYWPVISAQQNTPTAIFAHETLNND
- a CDS encoding LysR family transcriptional regulator, with the protein product MSSALPDLKLLRIFACVVRHQGFAAAQQELNLSTSAISTYMSQLETQLGIVLCHRGRGGFSLTSKGELFHQETLRLLAELEGFERYSAALKGELRGTLNLGVLDSTVSDPALPLADVIGAYSKEHPAVHLHLSVLSPAQLQLGVQENRLDLAIGAFSVRMNGLMYQALYREQHWLYCSDRHPLFDQHRIPAQTITQQRMVGRGYWSQAELARHGFKHSAATVESMEAQLILVLSGAYIGYLPEHYAQTWVEQKRLKVLLPAVFGYQAPFELAIRRGRAREPLIMSFRDRLKGWFEG
- a CDS encoding nuclear transport factor 2 family protein, with product MSRELEVHEAAAALVRAFASNDTAAYFGCFSADASFVFHTVDKRLNSRAEYEALWREWQADGFAVLGCESSNATVSVHGEVAIFVHDVATRLRLAGEDVAVQERETIVFRREGQRWVAWHEHLSAVTAG
- a CDS encoding purine-cytosine permease family protein; its protein translation is MSHSTGIETFGVEQIPDNQRDASPIDLFRLIFGGANTFSTAVLGSFPVLFGLSFQAGVWAIVLGVAVGALILAPMGLFGALNGTNNAVSSGAHFGVHGRIVGSFLSLLTAVAFFSLSVWSSGDALVGGAQRLVGLPENDLSLGLAYGLFAVLVLVVCIFGFRFMLWVNKIAVWASSLLFLLGIAAFAGPFDAGYAGSVNLGHAGFWAAFVGAALLAMSNPVSFGAFLGDWSRYIPRETSKVRIMLAVLAAQAGTLIPFLFGLCTATLVASQAPQYIEANNYVGGLLAIAPGWFFLPVCLIAVIGGLSTGTTALYGTGLDMSSMFPQLLSRAGATLLIGVAAIAFIFIGRFAFNLVQSVSTFAVLIITCTSPWMVVMILGLITRRGFYHADDLQVFTRGERGGHYWFHHGWNWRGLGAWLPSAALGLCFVNLPGQFVGPLGELAGGIDISLPITLGMAALLYLTLLNTFAEPAAVYGPAGPRWVRCKQPGAAPLNNASPV
- a CDS encoding sodium:solute symporter; the encoded protein is MILDISVVLLYALGMLLLGWYGMRRARNPEEFLVAGRNLGPAFYMGTMAATVLGGAATVGTVRLGYVHGLSGFWLCAALGVGIIVLNLFLARPLLKLRIFTVTQILERRYTPMARQASAVIMFAYALMIGVVSTLAIGTVLQVLFALPFWSALLLGGGVVVVYSSIGGMWSLTLTDIVQFVIKTVGLMFVLLPICLYRVGGWDELVARLPSSAFSLTTIGYDTIITYFLIYFFGILIGQDIWQRVFTARSEGVARVAGSMAGVYCVIYGLVGALIGMCAKVLLPELDSPNNAFAAIVKSALPDGIRGLVIAAALAAMMSTASAGLLAASTTITEDLLPRLRGGRESSLGMARLFTLLTGLLMLAIALIVNDVIGALTLAYNLLVGGILIPMLGAIYWKRATTAGAIASMSLGCLAALVFMFKDGLEANTPIYYSLSLGLVSFVLVSLLTRPRPAAEHTVQAG
- the speB gene encoding agmatinase, whose translation is MDKTFHQPLGGNEMPRFGGIATMLRLPHVQSPEELNKLDAAFVGIPLDIGTSLRSGTRFGPREIRAESVMIRPYNMATGAAPFDSLNVADIGDVAINTFNLLDAVRIIEQEYDRILDHGIIPLTLGGDHTLTLPILRAIKKKHGKVGLVHIDAHADVNDHMFGEKIAHGTTFRRAQEEGLLDSDRVVQIGLRAQGYTAEDFNWSRKQGFRVVQAEQCWHQSLTPLMAEVREKVGGGPVYLSFDIDGIDPAWAPGTGTPEVGGLTTIQALEIIRGCQGLDLIGCDLVEVSPPYDTTGNTSLLGANLLYEMLCVLPGVVRR
- a CDS encoding very short patch repair endonuclease, which gives rise to MDIVSREVRSRMMAGIRGSDTLPEIKVRKLLHRQGFRYRLHQRNLPGKPDIVLPRHRVCIFVHGCFWHRHPGCRYATIPKTREDFWQTKFDQNVKRDIRNREELLRSGWRVIELWECGIRGPEAGMNWLLETIPDCTQKYVSWPNFPTLLVPSDPLTVI